A DNA window from Patescibacteria group bacterium contains the following coding sequences:
- a CDS encoding thymidylate synthase, translating to MTQFDKVYQNAIARVMNEGIEELNVRTGLKTKAVPGLTFQVDFGFPILTLRKIPIKIFVAEMVWYLSGGQRPDEFLDKYTKIWDDFLEEDGTVAAAYGYRWRHAFGRDQIADLVTLLQKDPSSRHGVVVTWDPADDGLSSGTKKKNVPCPYTFTVNIIGNKLHLHSVVRSNDMMLGCPHDTAGFALLQYLLAAKLGVKPGVYTHTVSNAHIYENHYAQAHELLNRVNSHPPIVFEPKADWLDRAMAGDESLIMEIFEILSSQYNPKAAVKKMKIAL from the coding sequence ATGACACAGTTTGACAAGGTCTACCAAAACGCAATCGCCAGAGTGATGAACGAAGGCATTGAAGAGTTGAATGTCCGCACGGGTCTCAAGACCAAGGCGGTGCCAGGACTCACTTTTCAAGTTGATTTTGGCTTTCCAATTCTGACTTTGCGCAAAATCCCGATCAAAATATTCGTGGCTGAAATGGTCTGGTATCTCTCAGGGGGACAGAGGCCGGACGAGTTCTTGGACAAATACACCAAGATTTGGGACGACTTCTTGGAGGAAGACGGGACAGTGGCGGCGGCCTACGGTTATCGTTGGCGTCACGCCTTTGGCCGTGATCAGATTGCCGATCTGGTTACATTACTACAAAAGGATCCTTCATCTCGCCATGGAGTGGTGGTGACCTGGGACCCAGCTGATGATGGGCTATCGAGCGGCACCAAGAAGAAAAATGTGCCCTGTCCATACACTTTCACCGTCAATATTATCGGCAACAAACTCCACCTTCATTCGGTCGTTCGTTCAAACGACATGATGTTGGGCTGTCCTCACGACACCGCTGGCTTTGCATTACTTCAGTATCTATTAGCCGCCAAATTGGGAGTGAAGCCAGGTGTCTATACCCATACCGTTTCCAACGCTCACATCTATGAAAATCATTATGCTCAAGCACACGAACTTCTCAATCGGGTAAATTCTCATCCCCCCATTGTATTTGAGCCCAAGGCAGATTGGCTCGATCGAGCGATGGCAGGCGATGAATCACTGATTATGGAAATATTTGAAATCTTAAGCAGTCAATACAATCCCAAAGCAGCAGTTAAAAAAATGAAAATCGCATTATGA
- a CDS encoding AAA family ATPase — MIIGITGWFAGGKDTVGDYLVEKKGYKRVSLSDIIRDHLRAEGKELIRENLLQKGNELRAEFGTGYLAEQALKKINETGGDWVVPAVRQTGEVEALKKSPDFELWEIYAPIEIRFQRMQARNKGGEDDAIKTIDDLVAKEEQEKSGANNAPQIDLTTAMADRKIDNSGNFDDLYQKIDKIILELGEK; from the coding sequence ATGATTATCGGAATTACAGGTTGGTTTGCTGGCGGCAAAGACACAGTGGGTGATTATTTAGTTGAGAAAAAGGGATATAAACGTGTTTCTCTTTCAGATATAATTCGTGACCATTTGCGAGCGGAAGGCAAAGAATTAATTCGTGAAAATTTACTACAAAAAGGCAACGAATTACGTGCCGAGTTCGGGACGGGATACTTGGCGGAACAAGCTCTCAAAAAAATAAACGAAACTGGCGGCGATTGGGTCGTCCCGGCTGTTCGCCAAACTGGCGAAGTTGAAGCTTTGAAAAAAAGCCCTGATTTTGAACTTTGGGAAATATATGCGCCAATAGAGATACGTTTTCAGCGCATGCAGGCGAGGAACAAAGGTGGCGAGGATGACGCGATCAAAACGATTGATGATTTGGTTGCGAAAGAGGAGCAGGAAAAGTCTGGTGCCAATAACGCTCCCCAGATCGACTTGACAACCGCTATGGCCGATCGGAAAATTGACAACTCGGGTAACTTCGACGATCTTTATCAGAAGATCGACAAAATAATATTAGAATTGGGCGAGAAATAA